A window of the Miscanthus floridulus cultivar M001 chromosome 14, ASM1932011v1, whole genome shotgun sequence genome harbors these coding sequences:
- the LOC136503390 gene encoding uncharacterized protein: protein MGAVPPPPPPPLQRTRDAVRKLLCPRSSRKHQVEAPALAPRKALKVSTSSTARWVGEAQATIQRGTASARADPKEPVTQGEATEAATKQAGEEAPTPHEAEALEPGEAEAPSIAEATEGEAEASRTSEAKVAEAGAPRATDAEVAEAGVLGTTEAEVTEAGVGAAEPAAQDAEMEAGRASELEARSLGKSMFLRRERDI from the exons ATgggggccgtgccaccgccaccgccaccaccgttgCAGAGGACGAGGGACGCAGTGCGGAAGCTATTATGTCCCCgctcgag CCGGAAGCATCAAGTGGAAGCGCCCGCCTtggcgccacgtaaggcgctcaaggtgagcaccagctccaccgcccgatGGGTGGGGGAGGCGCAGGCCACCATACAGCGTGGCACGGCATCGGCCAGGgctgacccaaaggagccggtcacccaaggagaggctaccgaggcagCCACGAAGCAAGCGGGAGAGGAGGCGCCTACGCCCCACGAGGCCGAGGCCCTCGAGCCAGGTGAAGCTGAGGCGCCTTcaatcgctgaggccaccgagggcgaggccgaggcctctAGGACCTCCGAGGCCAAGGTGGCTGAGGCCGGGGCTCCCAGGGCCACCGACGCCGAGGTGGCAGAGGCTGGAGTTcttgggaccaccgaggccgaggtgacggaggccggcgtgggcgcggcggaGCCGGCGGCCCAGGACGCGGAGATGGAGGCGGGGCGAGCTTCG GAGCTTGaggcccggtcccttgggaagtcgatgttcctccggcgggagagggacatctag